CCCCGACCCGCTCGACCTCCCAACCTTCCCCCTCGCGCTCCACCAGGCCCCTCCCCCCGCCCGCCGCCTGACCTGCCTTCGCCACAGACCCGACATATGCAGACGCTCCCCCCTTCGCTGGCCTCCCTCTCCCACGCCCCCACCATCGAAGGCGTGCGCCTGCACAAACCCATCGGGCGCGGCGCCGACTCGGTCGTGATTCTGGCCAGCCGCGGCGTCGACACCGTCGCGGTCAAGACCTCCCGGGAGCCCGGCGCCCACTTAAGCGACGACCGCCGCCGACGCTTTTTGCGCGAGGGCTGCCTGCTGGCCTGCCTCACCCACCCGGCGCTGCCGCGCATCTATGAGGTCGGGGAGTCCCACAAAACCCCTTACATCGTCCTGGAGTATGTGAAGGGCGAGACGCTCCAGGAGCGTGTGACCCGGGAGCCCTTGAGTGGGGAGCTCTTGCTGGCGCTGGCCACGGAGCTGGCCGACGCCCTGGCCCAGGTGCACGACCACGGCCTGATTCACCGCGACATTCACCCGGCCAACGTCCTCCTCGACGACGACCACCGCCCGCGCCTCATCGACTTTGGCCTGGCCGCCGACGTCGACGTCGACGACGCCCAACGCCTCGAGGGCACCCTGCACTACCTCTCCCCCGAGCAGGGCGGCATGCTTGAGCGCCTGGTCGACCACCGCTCCGACCTCTACAGCCTGGGTGCCCTCCTCTACTTCGCCGCCACCGGCGAACCTCCCTTCGAGGGCAAAGACCCCCGCGCCATCCTCTCGCAGCACGCCACCGCCCCCATCCCCGATCCGCGGGCGCGGCGAGTGGACCTCGACCCGGAGTTCGCCGGGATCATTCGGTGGCTGATGGCCAAAGACCCCTCCGACCGCCCGGGCTCGGCCGCCGCCCTGCTCAACCAGCTCCAGCACCTGGGGCAGCGCCCCACCTCGATGCCCCTGGACCACGGCGTCCATGAGCTCGTGGGCCGCCGCGCCGAGCTCCAGCAGCTCCTGGAAGCCTGGGACCGCTCCCAGCAACACCGCACCACCCTGGCCATGCTCGAGGGGCCCTCGGGCAGCGGAAAATCGCGCCTGATGCACGAGCTCGTCACCCGCGCCGGCGCCGAAGGCGCCGGCACCTTCTTCATCACCATCCAGGCCGAAGAATCCCACCCCTTCGCCCCCCTGCAACGCCTCTTCGACCCCATCTGCGACTACATCGACCGCCTGGAAGGCGACGAGCTCCGCGCCACCACCACCTTCTTCCTCGACATCGTCGATCACCGCCTCGACGCCCTGCATCTGGCCGTGCCTCGCCTGGCCCTCCAGCTCGATCAGAACACGGCGGCCGAAGCCTCCCCCGGGCTCGACCTGCGCTCCGACGTGGTCTACGACTCCCTGGCGGCCATCCTCCGCCAGATCGCCCGGGTGATGAAGGGCGCGCTGATCGCCATCGACAACGCCCAGTGGCTCGACGACGCCACCGAGCGCGTGCTCCAACGCCTGGATCTGGCCCGCGACCAGGCCCCGCTGCTCATCCTCCTGGGCGCCGACGACTCCCGACAGGCCTCCCCCCGCACCAACCAACTCGCCGGCTCCCTGCGCTCGATCCTCCACACCCGCATCACCCTGGCCCAGCTCTCGCTGCGGGAGGTCGACGCCCTGATCCGCGCGCGCCTGGCCGGCGCCGACGTCGACGTCGAACTCGTCGAGCGCATCTTCGCCGTGAGCGCCGGCAACGCCTACGCCGTCGAGTCCTTCATCCGCACCCTCCTCGACGCCGCCGTGCTCCGCCCCTTCTGGGGACGCTGGGTCCTTGATGCCGAACGCCTCCAGGGCCTCGACCTCCCCGACGACATGGCCGAGCTCTTGCACTTCCAGCTCGACCAGCTCCCCGAACAAACCCGCGAGGTCCTCTCCTGGATCGCCCTCTTCGGCGTGGTCGACCACCCCGAACAGCTCGCCAGCTGCGCCGGCCTGGCCCTGGCCAGCGTCGAAGACGCCTTCGCCCAGGCCTCGCTGGCCGGCCTGCTCCGCAACCTGAGCGACCAGGGCTACACCCTGATCCACAACTCCCTGCGCCAGCGCCTCCTCCAGAACCTCGACCCCGACGAGCGCGCCCGACGCCACCAGGAGATCGCCCGCACCCTCGACGACGACCAGGCCCACGCGCGCCTCTTCGACCTGGCCCGTCACTACGCCCTGGGCCAGCCCCACCTCAACCCGGCCCGCGCCCTGGAGATCAACCACCGCGCTGGCAAGCTGGCCGAAGCCAGCTTCGCCTACCTCCAGGCCTTCCAGTTCCTGCGCGACGCCGCCCGCATCGCCCACGAATTCAACGTCCCGCACCCCACCCTCGACGCCGACCTGGGGCGCATCGCCGCGCGCACCGGAAACCTGGTCCTGGCCCAGACCCACTTGACCCGCGCCATTGAACAGGCCTCCGACCCCTACCTGCGCGCCGAACTCCGCGGAGAACTGGCCAACGTCGACATCACTAACCTCGACATCGCCCGGGCGCGCCAGCAACTCCAGAAGGCCCTGGCCGAAATCGGCGAAACCATCCCTCGCCCCCGCCCCGCCGACCTGGCCACCAGCCTGGGCGCCTGGGCCCTGGGCGAACTCGCCACGCGCCAGCCTCGCCTGGGCCGCCTGCTGCGCAAACCTTTGAGCGAAGCTCAGCGCCGACACATGCGCGTCCTCTCCGATCTCTACGATTTCGGCTCGCGCATCGGCTACTTCACCTTCGAAGACGACCTCCTCCTCCAGATCGGCCTGCGCCAGCACGACGTCGCCGTCAAACTCCAGGACCACGCCCTGCTGGCTCGCACCCACAGCCTGCTGGGCTTTATCGCCGCGGCCGCCGGGCGCCCCTACTGGAGCAAAGACCACGCCCAACGCGCCATCGACCACGCCCGCACCACCCGGGACCGCACCACCATCACCATGGTCAACTTCATGAACGCCATGGTCGACGACCTCTCCGGACGCCCCCTGGAGGCCGCCAAGACCTTTGAGGCCTCCG
This is a stretch of genomic DNA from Lujinxingia litoralis. It encodes these proteins:
- a CDS encoding protein kinase domain-containing protein; this translates as MQTLPPSLASLSHAPTIEGVRLHKPIGRGADSVVILASRGVDTVAVKTSREPGAHLSDDRRRRFLREGCLLACLTHPALPRIYEVGESHKTPYIVLEYVKGETLQERVTREPLSGELLLALATELADALAQVHDHGLIHRDIHPANVLLDDDHRPRLIDFGLAADVDVDDAQRLEGTLHYLSPEQGGMLERLVDHRSDLYSLGALLYFAATGEPPFEGKDPRAILSQHATAPIPDPRARRVDLDPEFAGIIRWLMAKDPSDRPGSAAALLNQLQHLGQRPTSMPLDHGVHELVGRRAELQQLLEAWDRSQQHRTTLAMLEGPSGSGKSRLMHELVTRAGAEGAGTFFITIQAEESHPFAPLQRLFDPICDYIDRLEGDELRATTTFFLDIVDHRLDALHLAVPRLALQLDQNTAAEASPGLDLRSDVVYDSLAAILRQIARVMKGALIAIDNAQWLDDATERVLQRLDLARDQAPLLILLGADDSRQASPRTNQLAGSLRSILHTRITLAQLSLREVDALIRARLAGADVDVELVERIFAVSAGNAYAVESFIRTLLDAAVLRPFWGRWVLDAERLQGLDLPDDMAELLHFQLDQLPEQTREVLSWIALFGVVDHPEQLASCAGLALASVEDAFAQASLAGLLRNLSDQGYTLIHNSLRQRLLQNLDPDERARRHQEIARTLDDDQAHARLFDLARHYALGQPHLNPARALEINHRAGKLAEASFAYLQAFQFLRDAARIAHEFNVPHPTLDADLGRIAARTGNLVLAQTHLTRAIEQASDPYLRAELRGELANVDITNLDIARARQQLQKALAEIGETIPRPRPADLATSLGAWALGELATRQPRLGRLLRKPLSEAQRRHMRVLSDLYDFGSRIGYFTFEDDLLLQIGLRQHDVAVKLQDHALLARTHSLLGFIAAAAGRPYWSKDHAQRAIDHARTTRDRTTITMVNFMNAMVDDLSGRPLEAAKTFEASVMEQGQWLDAWEYASGATLLAQTYALRGHHRRSLSVARQAIRALRARLGEDNADRQFATTPLAATALVGMVATADPGDRRAHEDAIQRYFEHTSDRLYYHALFHHALLVYSVERHLLDAEVDRHIEGFESLPMNFPRIPFYLRSFYIWKTWLYLLRVEEALDQGALPSFANLDHALAELDQAASVPLYRAYHALFSAFAALHRGRLQEVPPLLDQARHLADQADIPLVHFEIARCFALLHRRQNSPDVTLRYLRHALQLAQDQGWAPRLRRLRADFSEELREATSSSLPRSSHTGTRNSLTSSQTMSARTQQHFEALLRIHQVLSDLGTPQTKLNQVLDELIAIFGAQRGFFFHVNPDDDSHLLLEASRHVEHRQHDDADLVPLHHDWAEGLVQQVFATGRPLVVHNVREGARWDQEAFSNHLRSAIAVPMISRGKPRGVVYLDSSLSEGVFAQSDLRTLQGLTNSLAILLEAARTTRLEAEVARASERSASLLEHATSAVQLGMAIVDAHGNLSTATPTLHAMAEPWGSLSRWWARAFDASNWKNRDSGLASGLNLKSALADIRTPDNQRRVFELTDTGAQHQLHEYDQHHVFLIRDVTSHILASEERARLNQDLELATEEALSANRAKSTFLANMSHELRTPLNAIIGYAEMLLEEHSPDEFPDLVADLDRIQVAGKHLLRLVSDILDLSKIEAGHIELAPHTFNLRAMIDDVAATARQLVESNHNTLSLSPIPDVTLFNDETRLRQILLNLLGNAAKFTEDGDVALTITLIDAPTRADNANNAPSHDWLAITVSDSGIGMTPDQLERLFEAFYQADQRSISRHGGTGLGLTITRRFCDLMGGSIHVESTPGKGTSFTIKLPIRIDPTLDPDLLALQSMVE